The Saccharopolyspora gloriosae genome has a segment encoding these proteins:
- a CDS encoding alpha/beta fold hydrolase — protein MSDSKTGAGLPVILLHALPLDSSMWDESARALRARGHRVLSIDQRGFGGTPLPADAAPSLDLVADGLALELDRRGLDSAVVVGCSMGGYTAMSFLRRHPHRVRALALFASRCTADTPEGTAARLRFADLISDDSLRARIVMDTTSSLLGATTRAQQPRLLAQVTALAQTAGPHSVAWAQRAIAAREASLAALSTTDVPAVVVHGEEDELVTVDESRETAAALSRGRLVTLPRVGHLAPLEAPGKTVEILTGLLAVAQASCPGGAKAC, from the coding sequence ATGAGCGACTCGAAGACCGGCGCGGGCCTCCCCGTCATCCTGCTCCACGCCCTGCCTCTCGACTCGTCCATGTGGGACGAGTCCGCCCGGGCACTGCGAGCCCGCGGCCACCGCGTCCTTTCCATCGACCAGCGCGGCTTCGGCGGTACCCCGCTCCCGGCGGATGCCGCCCCCTCCCTCGACCTGGTCGCCGACGGCCTGGCCCTCGAACTCGACCGCCGCGGTCTCGACTCGGCGGTCGTCGTCGGCTGCTCGATGGGCGGCTATACGGCGATGTCGTTCCTGCGCCGTCATCCGCACCGCGTCCGCGCACTGGCTCTGTTCGCGTCCCGGTGCACGGCCGACACGCCGGAGGGGACCGCGGCGCGCCTCCGCTTCGCCGACCTGATCAGCGATGACTCCCTGCGCGCCAGGATCGTCATGGACACCACCTCGTCCCTGCTCGGCGCCACCACCCGGGCCCAGCAGCCCCGGCTGCTAGCCCAGGTGACGGCCCTGGCCCAGACGGCCGGGCCGCACTCCGTCGCGTGGGCCCAGCGGGCCATCGCCGCCCGCGAGGCTTCCCTTGCCGCCCTGAGCACGACGGACGTGCCCGCCGTGGTCGTCCATGGCGAGGAGGACGAGCTCGTCACCGTCGACGAGTCCCGCGAGACAGCCGCCGCCCTGTCCAGGGGCCGACTCGTCACCCTCCCCAGGGTCGGCCACCTTGCCCCACTGGAGGCACCCGGAAAAACCGTGGAGATCCTCACCGGCCTCCTCGCCGTGGCGCAGGCCTCCTGCCCGGGTGGAGCGAAAGCATGCTGA
- a CDS encoding LysR substrate-binding domain-containing protein — MTTRTPAAAGTASVPPRNLRLGVHGSTHLAARIVAAAGQPESSIEYVPYEVSEPFTLLRAGATDLMLVKYDPLDPDIALSQRVAWDGRAVLVGTHHPLAAQESVSLEQVADYEGFRCPGDFPPNVWDLVVPPHTRAGRAIRRTHTMTTVPALVELLRSTLAMHVSFQSLDAVLPPDIKVVPVHDLPPSPVALAWLRGTRLPERARRFVGDAERAARR, encoded by the coding sequence ATGACCACCCGCACACCCGCGGCCGCCGGTACAGCCTCCGTCCCGCCCCGGAACCTCCGACTCGGCGTACACGGCTCCACCCACCTCGCCGCTCGCATCGTGGCCGCCGCCGGCCAGCCGGAGTCGTCGATCGAGTACGTCCCCTACGAGGTCTCTGAGCCGTTCACGCTGCTGCGTGCCGGGGCTACGGACCTCATGCTCGTCAAGTACGACCCGCTCGATCCGGACATCGCGCTCAGCCAACGCGTCGCCTGGGACGGCCGTGCCGTGCTCGTCGGCACCCATCACCCCCTGGCGGCCCAGGAGTCGGTCTCCCTCGAACAGGTCGCCGACTACGAAGGCTTCCGGTGCCCCGGCGACTTTCCACCGAATGTCTGGGATCTCGTCGTACCGCCGCACACCCGGGCTGGCCGTGCCATCCGCCGTACGCACACCATGACCACCGTGCCCGCCCTAGTGGAACTGCTCCGGAGCACTCTCGCGATGCATGTGTCCTTCCAGTCCCTCGACGCGGTCCTGCCGCCCGACATCAAGGTGGTCCCGGTGCACGACCTGCCCCCCTCGCCGGTAGCCCTCGCCTGGCTGCGCGGCACCCGACTACCCGAGCGGGCCCGGCGGTTCGTCGGCGACGCGGAACGGGCGGCCCGACGATGA
- a CDS encoding DUF6182 family protein: MTSSPEPTDLAHTVSAPSDTLAPATVLAPPHAALLRSALDRVRAARPELADRFDLSSAQALRALRAGFHNADDDTEVLAVVVVGQLDLPRWVRETCAFALPLAPEARDAWRSSFTRTLFLAGSPASLRERFTFDHVAGDGSVAWCGPAPGAATATLRRLLKTFEAGHELTAIPAATVTVPRTATASGVGWSRPAVHRDLYIATARVTVAHALVHINHLLAEAVLGGLIHPGDRLTLRFVPRLSGLAREFAMLRVDTDVHRPDELQAYAGLTTEV; this comes from the coding sequence GTGACCAGTTCCCCCGAACCGACGGACCTCGCCCACACGGTTTCCGCCCCCTCGGACACGCTCGCTCCCGCGACCGTGCTCGCCCCGCCCCACGCCGCTCTCCTGCGCTCCGCTCTGGACCGCGTCCGCGCCGCCCGCCCCGAACTGGCTGACCGGTTCGATCTGTCCAGCGCCCAGGCTCTGAGGGCGCTCCGAGCCGGCTTCCACAACGCGGACGACGACACCGAGGTGCTGGCCGTGGTCGTCGTAGGCCAGCTCGATCTGCCCCGCTGGGTGCGCGAGACCTGCGCCTTCGCGCTCCCCCTGGCGCCGGAGGCGCGTGACGCCTGGCGCAGCTCCTTCACCCGCACCCTGTTCCTGGCCGGCAGCCCGGCCAGCCTGCGTGAGCGGTTCACCTTCGACCACGTCGCGGGCGATGGCTCGGTGGCCTGGTGCGGTCCAGCGCCGGGCGCGGCGACGGCCACACTGCGTCGCCTCCTCAAGACCTTCGAGGCCGGACACGAGCTGACCGCGATACCCGCGGCCACGGTGACCGTCCCGCGTACGGCGACCGCGTCCGGTGTCGGCTGGTCCCGCCCCGCCGTCCACCGCGACCTGTACATCGCCACCGCCAGGGTGACCGTCGCGCACGCCCTCGTGCACATCAACCATTTGCTCGCCGAGGCCGTCCTGGGCGGGCTGATCCACCCCGGCGACCGCCTGACCCTGCGATTCGTGCCCCGACTGAGCGGCCTGGCCCGCGAGTTCGCCATGCTCCGCGTAGACACCGACGTCCACCGCCCGGACGAACTCCAGGCCTACGCGGGACTAACCACGGAGGTCTGA